The Ornithinimicrobium faecis genome includes a window with the following:
- a CDS encoding helix-turn-helix domain-containing protein: MSERTSTPFIPRELWTAPQLADYLGKPIKFVYRLTHERRIDHYVIGKELRFDPEHVAAFLGEAHYEAEDEPTPAEPNRPRRGRPRNTHDVGRAAS, encoded by the coding sequence ATGAGCGAGCGAACCTCCACACCATTCATCCCGCGCGAGCTGTGGACCGCGCCCCAGCTGGCCGACTACCTGGGCAAGCCCATCAAGTTCGTCTACCGGCTCACCCACGAACGGCGCATCGACCACTACGTCATCGGCAAGGAACTTCGTTTCGACCCCGAGCACGTCGCCGCGTTCCTGGGCGAGGCCCACTACGAAGCCGAGGACGAGCCCACACCCGCAGAGCCGAACCGTCCGCGCCGTGGCCGTCCCCGGAACACTCACGACGTCGGGAGGGCCGCATCATGA